The window AGATTTGAGCCTCAAGAATGGAGTCGCCTTTGATAGGGAACGTTACCCCCAATGTGAAACTTACCAGCGCCAATTCAAATTATTAGTCGGGTCTATTGTGGGTACCGGATACTGGGGAAACAAAAAAGATAATCCAATTGATAACAAAGTGATGTAAATACAGATACTACGATATACTGTATATGCAGAGTTTCTTTTGGAATCTATTTAGCTAGGTATAGGATAGGAACTTCTGTCAGCATAGATAAGAATATTTCTGTTACTGTAAGGCCTTCTTTCCTATGAATTTTGCATAGTAATTTGTATCTATTTATTTCTTCCAACAATTTCCTGCTACATTTTGTGTCAGGTTTTCGCTTTTTCATGTCCCACTTGACTATTTTACTCAATTTTTCTGGATGACTGTCAATTCCTCGCAACACAATGAAAAAAGTTATTAACTTTTAATTTAAAGTAGCTAGTAAGTGACCGGCAGACTGGATATATGAATTTTGGTTGGTTTCGTTCATGAAGATATCTATGAGATCCAATATTGAACATACATTATTAGCTTTTTCGAAGCAGATTGAAGCTTTACTGCAGTTTATAGGCTGCTTTGCTGCAGTTCTAAATCAAACATTTACTCTggcttaaaaaaagaaaaaaaaaaaaaaaaggaaaaaccaTGAGCACGTGTTGCACTTCGTTACCAGTGGAGCGCTATGGCCAGTGGCCACCCCTATCAAAGTCTTATATCTATTCTGCTTTTTGTCCTGTAAAAGTTGCATTCCCTAGCGCGAGCCCTAGAAATCAACGGGAAAACTACTCAAGAAAGCTAAGGTAAGAGGATATGTGGACTTCCCAAACAAAGAACACCACTGAGGAAGCTTCCCAAGTACCGTTTCAGTTGGGGAAGTTATTCTATCAACGTCTGTCCGCAGTTTTAGCAAGGGTTGTTCTGTGTTGCTATTCTTTTTGTAGGACTTATGAGTATGATTGTTGGCCCAGAAAAGAGTCAGACTGAATTTTCTTGGTGCTTTCTTCCCTCCTGAAAACTGAATTATGTACCATCCATCTGCATTGCTCTTATCGCCAATTGGAACCAACTCCTCAGGACCGTCTTTCAACTGGAAATCCTCCACTTCATCAGCGTTGATACCCAGAGTCCAGCGTGTGGAAACTTTTGTGTCAATGGATACCCGTGTAACTCTATAGTCACTCTTGATATCATTCTCAACACGAATCAGAGGAATATCTGGCTCATGCCAGCCAATATTAGCATTTCTGTCGCTCCAACAACCATACTTGACCGAAATTGTTACAAAATCAAGAGGTTTATCAGTGCCGCAAGTAAATCCTTCTCCAATCTGTTCAACCTCCTTCACTAGATTTCCTGGAGTAGTTGAAAATAAGGAAATGTGAGAGGTTGGTTCTTGCTTTTGGCCATTGGCTCCTGTCATatctacaacatgcacaacatttACAGCTCTGGCAGTATCTTTACTAAATGGTGGAACCACACCTAGTTGAATCACAGCGAGCGAGATGCCAAACAGTAGACAAGTCGTTATAATAAGTGGCACCTTTGCACCTGAAATATGAATATATGACAAAAGATATACCAGTGTCAAACATACTATGGCAGCAATAAATATTGCAAGTATTACATTGCCCAGCCACTCAGGGTTGCTGCCAGGACTCTTTTCAAGTCGAACAGCACTGCCAATTAGTGTGGCAACCAGATGAATAATTATGCCAGAAGAAAGCAAGAAAGGCACAGATAATCCAATCAGCAAGGTGACCGTTTTGAGTGGTTTTGGCAGCCGTGCTGGTGACAAAGTTGCTTCAAGCAATCCATATGCAAATGCAGGAGAGGCTAGCCAAGCAAGAGCCAAATAAGAAGATCCTATCTTGTAAAAGTTTCCCACAATCAAAAGAACAAGCCACTGCATTAAACCTGCTTTAAAGAGCCATCTCTCAGCATCTAACTTTGCCAGATCATCTTGCACAACCAAAGGCAGATTCACATTTCTTTTTGAAAATGTCTTTGTCAGATACTTCAACAGAATGAGATAACCCATATGTTGACCACTGAAAGCCCCGAGCACAGCAGGTGCACCGAACAAACCAACTACTAGCCATGGACTTGAAGCGAAGGGAATGGGTGAAGATGATACGAGGGGAAGAACAAAGGCAACAAGTACAGAGAAACTGATTGCGCACATCCACATGAGCATGAGACTCAAGGATGATAAGGCCAATGATACCATGGCAGAATATCCACCCATGAATAATGATGTCGTCCATATTAAAAGTGCCTGTAATATTACCGAATTGTAGAGCATACTGGCAAAATGCTGACGGAATACGAACATGTATGTTCCCAAGATGTCAAAATATATACCAGTATCCTGGCCAGATTTTCCATGGGAAGTTGTCCCCTTGCCCTTGGGAAGATTAGTAGAAGCACCAGCCTTAAGCAGAAAGGCAAGCATATTTTCTCCAAGATGTTGAAGAGAACCAGGTTTCAAAAGCTTTAATTTGTCATTCTTTGTGTGGTATACTGCAGTATTATCAGCATACGCAAAGTCCAGACCAGAAAGACCGGCAATCTCTTGGTACACTTGGAAATCAGTAACAGATTTTATTGCCCCGGATTTAAATATATCCTGTGCAACTATTTGGCCAGATGGATATTTTGCTGCCAAAGCAAAAGTTTCAATTGCCCATGGCTGAGGACCGGCCTGAAATATTCCTGACTTCCCTCCAACACCCATGGCCTCCAAGTCAATAGCCATTGTTACAGTATCACTCCAAGAGTGCTGCGTTATAAAGCTGTGAGCACCATTTAAGCCCTCCTCCTCCCCTGTGTTAAACAAGAAAATTACAGCACTTTTGAACCCATGAGCCCATTGAGATACTCCTCGAGCAAGCTCCAACATAACAGCTACACATGAACTGCAGTCTCCAGCCCCTTCAGTGGAAAACACGGTATCAATATGGGAAGATACTAGAACGGCATTTTCTGTTGCTTCAGGTGCATATTTTGGCGAGATCCTTAGTACAATGTGATTCAGATCTGAATAAACAAGAGTTTTCCCCTTGAAAAGTCCACCAACCATAATATTAGCACCAGATTTAGCATGAAAAAGATCTAATTCTACATCAACTTCCCAATGAGCTGTTTCTTTAATAGTTTCTATGGCTTGCAAGACATACTGCATTAGAAAACAAGAGAAAGAGCACAGAAATTAGCAACTTAAGCAATAACTATAAAACTTAAGATTCCTTCTCAACCATAAAAATGAATATTGAATCATTTAGGTGTGTCTATGCCACAAATATTAGGGATGATCAATGATAACACTAGTTAGGATTTTGGTTTAAGGTAAGAGTGATGAGGCTAGTAAAGCCTTTGCATTAGGCCCCAAGATTTTGATGTCCCAAAAGAATTTTAATGGTAAATGTTAGTATGATTTTAGTTTCTCTTAGACAATATTGAAGAGTATAAAAGAAGTATAAAACTTATATAAAaagtaaagaaagaaaaaatactTACGTTCTAAAGAGAAATATTTTAGAACTTTGAACTGAACTACCCAAATCTCCATATTAATAAAGAAAGTTTTTACAATAACATCCAAGGTAATGTATTGGAAACACATGACTAATATCTTATTAAGTTGAATTAATCCTTATTATTATAAATAATAATATTGCTTTCACCAAGAACTAAATTTTTTTATTATATGTAAGCATTTCAAAAAGATGTGATAAATGTGTAGTTATGATGTAGTTATACCTACGCCAAGCAGTctaggaatgtaaaggaataaatgtTTTGGACGCACATATGATGTCAAGTAAATAGCGACTTCTCAGAAAATTAAACTGAAAAGCCAATATACCTGCAAGGCATGATCGAGTGCATCTGAACCAACAGGATGTGGACCCAATTGAGTTAAGGCTTCAACATGTTTGATGGCTTGATGCTCCGAGAAACCCCTCTTACCAACCTCTTCCACCCCAAGTGGCTTAGGTAGATTGAGAAACTGAAGTTGATACACAGACCAACTCCCATATGCCGCTAGCACAAACAATGCCAAAATCACATACTTTGATCTTTTTGCTAACAAAACCACATTGTCTGAATTGCGTCTACTAGATGGATTAGATTGTGTCGAACCTTTAGCCCTCTGCCTCATTTTCTTCTACCACTTAGTACTATCCAATTAGCCTTATACCTTATAGGTGATGAATGAGAATTTTGTAAGATAGAGAATAATAATAAGATAACACAATCAAGAATGTTAAATACATATAATTCTAAAGCCTGTGGTTGGACTTTATTTATAGAAGTCGACCCAAACTATTTCCTCCATATTAATCAGATGTAATTTAGCAGCAAAATATATTGTGTTAGACAATAAATTATTGTTaaattcctttttctttatacttattaTTTCTTGACAATCTTTGAATAAAATATAACTTCAAGACAAACATATTTTATTTATCATCATCAAGAACATACTCAACAGTATACAACATTTAGTTAGAAGTATAACATAAATTGCTTTTCCCGGGTGTTCACTGAACAAAAATCGGTGCATCATTATTTATCACCAAAAGGTAAATACATGCATGCATAGCAGGCGTAAGCTTAAATCACCATTCAGGCATTGTTTACAGTTGATCATCATCAAGAACAATTACGCGTCAATACCAAATAAGTTGAGGTCGACCATATGAATCCTCACTTTATTTATGATCAGCTCATATCATTattataataaataaaataagtgaATATAagtagtacaacaacaacaatattgaCGGAACTTACCTTGGACAGGGGCGACCAACAGGAGACTAGTATATTGACGGAAGAAGCAGCAAGCAGAAGCGAGAAGAGCACACTCTATTTCTTCTCCCTTTAATTTGCACGCTTTCAAATTGGGATTCTTTAGCAGAAAGAGCCGATAACTTACCCTATATCCCACCCAGACCTTTGTGGAATTTTACCAATATATTATTTTACAAATTAGGGATTCTTTAATCCCACCAATGCCTCacgtttttatttaaaaaaataaattaaaaagagttGAAGGACGGCGCTGTTTTGTCTGTTAAATTAAAAAGGGGGAAAAAACCGACCAAAGCAAAAAAGGAAAAACTTATGCGTTTAGCAGGTTCGAACCTGTTACCTTGGGCTGAAGGTGAAgcccgtttcaatttatgtcaAAGGGATTCAAAATTAAATATGTGTACATAAATAAATAGATAATTTTACCTTATAAACATAGTATAATTTCCCCCTTGCACTCCTGTAGTTCCTCCCTTAATTAAATAGCAAAATAAATTGTAAACTGATTGCTTCTTTAATGAAGACGTTTGGCTTTTTTAAAGGTTATTTGAATTTAATGAAAATgcgaaggaaaaaaaattaaaaattacagGGGAAAAGCTTtttaaggaaaggaaaggaaaaatccggacaaaaaaaatgtaaataatGATCTAGGGAAATGTCATAATTGTTATTGGATCGTAGCTTGGTTGCCCTCTTCCAAAGACATGCTTAGTTACCCGGAAGAATTAGCTATAGGTGACCTTTTAGTTGTGAAATTAGTATAGGTGACTCATGGGGACCACTTGAAAGCAAAATCCAATTAaatttggaattaagaaaattagGATCCAAAATGTATTTTCAAACTTCTTAATCtattacaaaatataaaaagacCCCAACTTAATCCAAAAAACCCACCAACCCTCTTCTCCTCCTCCCACCTCTCCCCCGCCCCACACCCCCacccctcaatttttttttaaagttttgaatttttttatttgctttttaaCTAGCCACCCCTCCCTCCCCCactaaatttttttttgaaatttttttattttctttttcaccagCAGCCCCgttctcctcctcccacccctcgccccgccccctccccccccccccccccctaattttttttaaaaaaaatcttttgattttctttatttgttttttcatccttctcctcctcctcccaacCCTCCCCCTCCAcccgcccaaaaaaaaaattgatttttttaccagcccccactcctcctcctcccaccccttcgcccctaattatttttaaaattttaattttctttatttgttttttcacccccACCCTCCTCGTTGCAAACCCCTCCcgaaatttattttttatcagCCCCTACTcctcctcctcccccccccccccccattttttttaaataattttttttaaatgattttttttttactagccCCCACTCCTCTTCCTCgccccaaaagaaaaaaatttgattttctttatttgttttgtcaccccccccccccacccccaatgttttttttttttaattttgaaaagtgtttttttttttgtttttttgcacctcCCACCCTTCccgaaaaaaaaattgttttgaaaaaaaaaattttgaatttttttattttattgcataaacacccacccacccccaccccctaccccaacaaaatgatttttcttgaaaagaagttttgattttttttttttggtttcttacttcccccacccacccaaaaaaataataattttgttttaaaaaaaaattgaaaagtttttatttttggttttttgcaaccCCCACTCCAAAAACAAATCTTGAAATGaagttttgagttttttttttttttttttttttgggtttaggaaaagtttggataaaatctaggttgttgttgttatgtgtttgtagtgaaatagatggGTTTTCTGTTGTTGTCatggtatggttcagggtttaggaaaatatatccaacagatagtttttttgttcttgtcctggtatttatctggttctatttgtagaagataaccaacagatttgtagttgttgcaacaaattctacactttttgcaacaagtagacaatctgttgcaacgactcactaatctgtttgacatagcttcagttatttgctgatgtttgtagaagatatccaacagatttttagttgttgcaacaaattctacacttgttgtaacaaatagacaatctgttgcaacaactacaaatctgttagacatagcttcagttatttgcttatgtttgtagaagatatccaatagatttttagttgttgcaacaagttctataCTTGTTATAACAAGTTgacaatttgttgcaacaactataaatctgttggacatagcttcagttatttggttctgtttgtagaagatatccaacagatttttagttgttgcaacaagttttacacttgttgtaacaagtagacagtctgttgcaacaactataaatctgttggacatagcttcagttatttggttttATTTGTAGAAGATATTCAACatatttttagttgttgcaacaagttctacacttgttgtaacaagtagacaatctgttgcaacaactacaaatctgttggacatagcttcagttatttagtTCTGTTTGTAGAGGATATCCTACAGAtttgtaattgttgcaacaagttctacacttgttgcaacaagtagacaatttatttatgaatcaacaaatgttgaggaaagatatagtTAAATTGAcagccaaactgacaatcaatcGTCAGAAAGAGATGAAGAACAAAGCCAAGAAGCAGTATatacaaatgaagaaagtgaagaaaaactagaagatgaagaaactgatgatggaaatgaaggagatGAAGTAGATCAAGGAAATCTGCTACACCCCAAAATGTAGTTGTTGAAtaaattattacttaagttgtggtatttggaggttgttgaacaatttttttttttgtccgtTATGTTAtttgtaaatgatgtttatgaacttatttattttgattaaTTGTGGTACTTGGAGCCAAGGTGGCTGTTGAACAATTTttatttatgaacttatttattttgcttactaCTTGTTTCAATAGATGCATACAGTAGAATTGCTtagttgcttagttgttgcaacaaattactcaccttgttggaaaaaaaatcaaacaattgcttaaattattgtaaaaactaaaaaatatgtcgcaacagatgagttaattgttgcaacagatcatacacttgttgaagaagttgcaacaagttactaatctgtttcaacagatgGATCAGTTTAAACAAGTCACTAATCTGTTTAGACAAGTTGACTAAATGATTGCAGCATatcatacagttgttgaagaagttgcaacaagttactaattcgATCCAACAAGTAACTtatctgtttaaacaagttactaatctgtttagacaagttgcctaaatgattgcaacagatcatacagttgttgaagaagttgcaacaagttactaatccgttccaacaagtaattaatctgtttaaacaagttactaatttgtttagacaagttgcctaaatgattgcaacagatcatacagttgttgaaAAAGTTGCAATAAATTACTAATATGTTTCAACGGTTACTAATCTGTTCCAATAagtaactaatctgtttaaacaagttattaatctattgcaacagatagtacagttgtggaagaagttgcaacaaattactaatctgtttcaacaagttactaatatgtTCGAACAAATAACTAatatgtttaaacaagttactaatgaATCAAGTAGCTCACaccaattcactccaatgatcactccatttagtgagTATTGAACTTAGTCGATCAtttat is drawn from Lycium barbarum isolate Lr01 chromosome 8, ASM1917538v2, whole genome shotgun sequence and contains these coding sequences:
- the LOC132606814 gene encoding uncharacterized protein LOC132606814 isoform X3, whose protein sequence is MHSIMPCSSCVAVMLELARGVSQWAHGFKSAVIFLFNTGEEEGLNGAHSFITQHSWSDTVTMAIDLEAMGVGGKSGIFQAGPQPWAIETFALAAKYPSGQIVAQDIFKSGAIKSVTDFQVYQEIAGLSGLDFAYADNTAVYHTKNDKLKLLKPGSLQHLGENMLAFLLKAGASTNLPKGKGTTSHGKSGQDTGIYFDILGTYMFVFRQHFASMLYNSVILQALLIWTTSLFMGGYSAMVSLALSSLSLMLMWMCAISFSVLVAFVLPLVSSSPIPFASSPWLVVGLFGAPAVLGAFSGQHMGYLILLKYLTKTFSKRNVNLPLVVQDDLAKLDAERWLFKAGLMQWLVLLIVGNFYKIGSSYLALAWLASPAFAYGLLEATLSPARLPKPLKTVTLLIGLSVPFLLSSGIIIHLVATLIGSAVRLEKSPGSNPEWLGNVILAIFIAAIVCLTLVYLLSYIHISGAKVPLIITTCLLFGISLAVIQLGVVPPFSKDTARAVNVVHVVDMTGANGQKQEPTSHISLFSTTPGNLVKEVEQIGEGFTCGTDKPLDFVTISVKYGCWSDRNANIGWHEPDIPLIRVENDIKSDYRVTRVSIDTKVSTRWTLGINADEVEDFQLKDGPEELVPIGDKSNADGWYIIQFSGGKKAPRKFSLTLFWANNHTHKSYKKNSNTEQPLLKLRTDVDRITSPTETVLGKLPQWCSLFGKSTYPLTLAFLSSFPVDF
- the LOC132606814 gene encoding uncharacterized protein LOC132606814 isoform X2; translated protein: MVGGLFKGKTLVYSDLNHIVLRISPKYAPEATENAVLVSSHIDTVFSTEGAGDCSSCVAVMLELARGVSQWAHGFKSAVIFLFNTGEEEGLNGAHSFITQHSWSDTVTMAIDLEAMGVGGKSGIFQAGPQPWAIETFALAAKYPSGQIVAQDIFKSGAIKSVTDFQVYQEIAGLSGLDFAYADNTAVYHTKNDKLKLLKPGSLQHLGENMLAFLLKAGASTNLPKGKGTTSHGKSGQDTGIYFDILGTYMFVFRQHFASMLYNSVILQALLIWTTSLFMGGYSAMVSLALSSLSLMLMWMCAISFSVLVAFVLPLVSSSPIPFASSPWLVVGLFGAPAVLGAFSGQHMGYLILLKYLTKTFSKRNVNLPLVVQDDLAKLDAERWLFKAGLMQWLVLLIVGNFYKIGSSYLALAWLASPAFAYGLLEATLSPARLPKPLKTVTLLIGLSVPFLLSSGIIIHLVATLIGSAVRLEKSPGSNPEWLGNVILAIFIAAIVCLTLVYLLSYIHISGAKVPLIITTCLLFGISLAVIQLGVVPPFSKDTARAVNVVHVVDMTGANGQKQEPTSHISLFSTTPGNLVKEVEQIGEGFTCGTDKPLDFVTISVKYGCWSDRNANIGWHEPDIPLIRVENDIKSDYRVTRVSIDTKVSTRWTLGINADEVEDFQLKDGPEELVPIGDKSNADGWYIIQFSGGKKAPRKFSLTLFWANNHTHKSYKKNSNTEQPLLKLRTDVDRITSPTETVLGKLPQWCSLFGKSTYPLTLAFLSSFPVDF
- the LOC132606814 gene encoding uncharacterized protein LOC132606814 isoform X1, whose translation is MRQRAKGSTQSNPSSRRNSDNVVLLAKRSKYVILALFVLAAYGSWSVYQLQFLNLPKPLGVEEVGKRGFSEHQAIKHVEALTQLGPHPVGSDALDHALQYVLQAIETIKETAHWEVDVELDLFHAKSGANIMVGGLFKGKTLVYSDLNHIVLRISPKYAPEATENAVLVSSHIDTVFSTEGAGDCSSCVAVMLELARGVSQWAHGFKSAVIFLFNTGEEEGLNGAHSFITQHSWSDTVTMAIDLEAMGVGGKSGIFQAGPQPWAIETFALAAKYPSGQIVAQDIFKSGAIKSVTDFQVYQEIAGLSGLDFAYADNTAVYHTKNDKLKLLKPGSLQHLGENMLAFLLKAGASTNLPKGKGTTSHGKSGQDTGIYFDILGTYMFVFRQHFASMLYNSVILQALLIWTTSLFMGGYSAMVSLALSSLSLMLMWMCAISFSVLVAFVLPLVSSSPIPFASSPWLVVGLFGAPAVLGAFSGQHMGYLILLKYLTKTFSKRNVNLPLVVQDDLAKLDAERWLFKAGLMQWLVLLIVGNFYKIGSSYLALAWLASPAFAYGLLEATLSPARLPKPLKTVTLLIGLSVPFLLSSGIIIHLVATLIGSAVRLEKSPGSNPEWLGNVILAIFIAAIVCLTLVYLLSYIHISGAKVPLIITTCLLFGISLAVIQLGVVPPFSKDTARAVNVVHVVDMTGANGQKQEPTSHISLFSTTPGNLVKEVEQIGEGFTCGTDKPLDFVTISVKYGCWSDRNANIGWHEPDIPLIRVENDIKSDYRVTRVSIDTKVSTRWTLGINADEVEDFQLKDGPEELVPIGDKSNADGWYIIQFSGGKKAPRKFSLTLFWANNHTHKSYKKNSNTEQPLLKLRTDVDRITSPTETVLGKLPQWCSLFGKSTYPLTLAFLSSFPVDF